GGTTCGTACCACCGACTATGCCCAAGCTTTTGCCACAGTCCCGCACCCGTCACTCTTGGCGCTTTATCTGGGTGCTGCTGCTTGGATTAGGTGTCGGTACTGGCAGTATTCCACCTGCCCTTGCGCAGAATCGCAGTGAACCTACAACCGTTTCCCTCGACTATTCCGGCCTGCTGAAGGATATTGCGAACGGTCAAGTCCAAAGCATTGACTATGACCCTGTGCAACGGGTGGCGCGGGTTCAGTTACAAGGGCGGCGAGCTGCAGAAGTTCCGCTGTTTAACCAGAATCCAGAACTGATCGAAACGGCACGCCGCTACAACGTTCCTTTTGAAGTCACCCCCACACAAGACAACAGTGCCCTTGCAGGCACGCTCGTCAATTTGGGCTTGATTCTCATTCTGCTTGTTGGTCTGATTTTCCTGCTACGGCGATCGGCGGGTGCGGCGAACCAAGCCCTGAACTTTGGCAAATCCCGCGCTCGCTTTCAGATGGAAGCCAAAACCGGCGTGATGTTTGAGGATGTGGCGGGCATCGAAGAAGCCAAGGAAGAGCTCCAGGAAGTAGTTTCGTTCCTGCGCAGTTCCGATCGCTTTACGGCAGTGGGCGCACGAATTCCTCGGGGGGTGCTGTTAGTTGGCCCGCCAGGCACGGGTAAAACGCTGTTGGCCAAGGCAATCGCTGGTGAAGCTGGCGTTCCGTTCTTCAGCATGTCCGGCTCCGAATTTGTGGAGATGTTTGTCGGCGTCGGCGCGAGCCGCGTGCGCGATCTGTTTCGCAAAGCCAAGGAAAATTCTCCCTGCATCGTCTTCATCGATGAGATCGATGCGGTTGGTCGGCAGCGCGGTGCGGGCATTGGCGGTGGCAATGACGAGCGGGAGCAAACACTCAATCAGTTGCTGACCGAAATGGACGGCTTCGAAGAGAATTCGGGCGTGATCATTATTGCGGCGACGAACCGTCCTGACGTTCTCGACTCAGCCTTGCTCCGACCGGGGCGTTTTGACCGCCAAATCGTGGTTGATTTGCCCAGTTACGCAGGTCGTCTCGGGATTTTGCAAGTTCATGCCCGTAATAAAAAGCTCGCAGAGGATGTGTCGTTAGAAGCGATCGCACGTCGCACGCC
The sequence above is a segment of the Synechococcus elongatus PCC 11801 genome. Coding sequences within it:
- the ftsH gene encoding ATP-dependent zinc metalloprotease FtsH, producing the protein MPKLLPQSRTRHSWRFIWVLLLGLGVGTGSIPPALAQNRSEPTTVSLDYSGLLKDIANGQVQSIDYDPVQRVARVQLQGRRAAEVPLFNQNPELIETARRYNVPFEVTPTQDNSALAGTLVNLGLILILLVGLIFLLRRSAGAANQALNFGKSRARFQMEAKTGVMFEDVAGIEEAKEELQEVVSFLRSSDRFTAVGARIPRGVLLVGPPGTGKTLLAKAIAGEAGVPFFSMSGSEFVEMFVGVGASRVRDLFRKAKENSPCIVFIDEIDAVGRQRGAGIGGGNDEREQTLNQLLTEMDGFEENSGVIIIAATNRPDVLDSALLRPGRFDRQIVVDLPSYAGRLGILQVHARNKKLAEDVSLEAIARRTPGFSGADLANLLNEAAILTARRNKTAVDESDIDDAIDRITIGMTLSPLLDSQKKRLIAYHEIGHALLMTLLKHSDRLDKVTIIPRSGGIGGFAKPIPNEELIDSGLYSRAWLRDRIVVALGGRAAEEVVFGDAEVTQGAASDIEMITNLAREMITRYGMSDLGPLALESDQGEVFLGRDWMSRRADYSEAVAAQIDHKIRALIKACHAEARQLLSDNRNLMDRLVDRLIDQELIEGDEFRRIVDQFSQSPAASKPVLQSPAVL